A genomic stretch from Vibrio algarum includes:
- a CDS encoding Flp family type IVb pilin produces MFLSTYVKVQSLLTEFKNDERGVTAIEYAVVAVAVATVVAVVFGSGTEGPLFDVIDGLLGDVAAIFD; encoded by the coding sequence ATGTTTCTTTCAACTTATGTAAAAGTACAAAGCTTGTTAACAGAGTTTAAAAATGATGAGCGTGGTGTAACTGCGATTGAATATGCGGTAGTAGCAGTTGCGGTAGCCACGGTTGTTGCTGTTGTATTTGGTTCAGGGACGGAAGGACCTCTATTCGATGTAATAGATGGGTTACTTGGTGATGTAGCAGCTATATTTGATTAA
- a CDS encoding A24 family peptidase: MTVINVIVTIATVILVYVALSDIRSRKISNTASGLLFVNSMLYCGLLGYWTQLLVVIPVFIFGFLLWQIGIWGPEMLSY; encoded by the coding sequence GTGACTGTAATCAATGTGATTGTCACAATTGCAACGGTGATTCTTGTCTATGTGGCGCTAAGTGATATCCGTTCTAGAAAAATCTCGAATACAGCGTCGGGTTTGCTATTTGTAAATTCGATGCTGTACTGCGGACTGCTTGGTTATTGGACGCAATTACTTGTTGTTATTCCGGTTTTTATATTTGGTTTTCTGCTATGGCAGATTGGTATTTGGGGGCCGGAGATGCTAAGTTATTAG
- a CDS encoding A24 family peptidase, producing the protein MDAITCCYSGFYIWFSAMADWYLGAGDAKLLAAIVPMIQLNHLASVLLLIACFGGILAIVMWVLSRLTTRNTYKHVPYGVPISIGCWLGVIASIP; encoded by the coding sequence TTGGACGCAATTACTTGTTGTTATTCCGGTTTTTATATTTGGTTTTCTGCTATGGCAGATTGGTATTTGGGGGCCGGAGATGCTAAGTTATTAGCTGCAATTGTTCCAATGATTCAGCTAAACCACCTAGCTTCTGTTTTATTATTGATAGCTTGTTTCGGTGGTATCTTGGCAATTGTTATGTGGGTTCTTTCACGGTTAACGACGAGAAACACTTATAAGCATGTCCCATATGGTGTGCCAATTTCGATAGGTTGTTGGTTAGGGGTAATAGCTTCAATCCCTTAG
- the cpaB gene encoding Flp pilus assembly protein CpaB, translating into MNFKILIPVALIAIGAGLYGLSGSLINQDVEQTVVEAIEDVNMITIWKTKQDIKQGDMVTREQFYVERVPESEANQNGIVDDVEIEFVRGAIASKDMSADVWVTQLDLVRPEQDGYIDLIIKDNMVPYGVKVDSDTIIGGVITHGSLIDVVALSSINQNLASSDKVQPIQTVFLSPILIAVKVLKVEQSVLNDDTQVSLVLELTRKQLAKLVIAKKISQLEYHKSVGAEQAELLQANSGDILPSYQAIKEFRAGDVHIK; encoded by the coding sequence ATGAATTTTAAAATATTGATACCTGTAGCACTTATCGCTATTGGTGCCGGGCTCTATGGTTTATCAGGCAGTTTAATAAACCAAGATGTAGAGCAGACAGTGGTCGAGGCTATTGAAGACGTCAATATGATCACTATCTGGAAAACCAAGCAAGATATCAAGCAAGGAGATATGGTCACTCGAGAGCAGTTTTATGTTGAGCGAGTACCAGAATCTGAAGCAAATCAAAACGGCATTGTTGATGATGTCGAAATCGAGTTTGTACGTGGCGCTATCGCCTCAAAAGATATGAGTGCAGACGTTTGGGTGACTCAACTCGATCTTGTGCGACCTGAGCAAGATGGTTATATCGATTTAATAATAAAAGATAATATGGTGCCTTACGGTGTTAAGGTTGATTCAGACACGATCATCGGCGGTGTTATCACTCACGGTAGCCTAATTGATGTTGTCGCTCTCTCCTCTATTAACCAGAACTTAGCGTCAAGCGACAAAGTCCAACCCATTCAAACTGTCTTCCTATCGCCTATTCTTATTGCGGTCAAAGTATTAAAAGTAGAACAAAGTGTGCTCAATGATGATACGCAAGTCAGTCTGGTGTTAGAACTGACACGCAAACAGTTAGCTAAGTTGGTTATAGCAAAAAAAATATCACAGTTAGAATATCATAAGTCAGTGGGTGCGGAGCAAGCAGAGTTACTCCAAGCCAATTCAGGCGATATCTTACCCAGCTATCAAGCGATTAAAGAGTTTCGTGCTGGTGACGTACATATAAAATAA
- a CDS encoding type II and III secretion system protein family protein, with amino-acid sequence MDSRRLCQWLVCVACLFSFSVFGARIVNLSEGDAQTVTVNDEIGSVFISNPEVADYQVIDKTKVVFFGKKIGNASLIIFDEDGKTLVSRILVVNKSMVHVQQQIQLRYPDVDVNIYNLGDQAVLSGLVSSDQEKEDIYNLVGELLAKDAEITTVEWDLGDNQYEMDFMRKYRFPGLVNNIEVAITKQVNVKLSIAEVSHSFMEEFGIQLGSSGQSAGVFVDYLTNFSADDIISVITAIGDDNVGQILAEPNLSVISGETASFLAGGELPVVTYVDGATSVEYKEYGVRLELMAKVLRDDKIKLSLMPEVSALDEVFYSDDTYNVPALRTRRARTTVELGDGQSFVLAGLLNSEDTESLRRIPYIGDIPILGALFRHTETTRTKTELLIIATVNLVQPIHASQVQIPTMEKTSNLHRFFGIEGSYKKADEKWANEILAAGGFKQ; translated from the coding sequence ATGGATAGTCGTAGGTTGTGCCAGTGGTTAGTATGTGTCGCATGTCTTTTTAGTTTTTCTGTCTTTGGCGCACGTATTGTTAATTTGTCTGAAGGGGATGCGCAAACCGTTACGGTTAATGACGAAATCGGATCAGTGTTTATTTCAAATCCCGAAGTTGCTGACTATCAGGTAATAGACAAAACCAAAGTGGTTTTCTTTGGTAAAAAAATTGGCAACGCATCGCTGATTATATTTGATGAAGATGGAAAAACGCTGGTTTCCAGAATACTTGTTGTCAATAAAAGCATGGTACATGTACAGCAGCAGATACAACTTCGCTACCCTGACGTCGACGTGAATATATATAACCTGGGTGATCAGGCAGTGTTAAGTGGCCTAGTATCCAGCGATCAAGAGAAAGAAGATATTTATAATCTTGTTGGCGAGTTGCTGGCCAAAGATGCGGAGATTACAACAGTAGAGTGGGATTTAGGTGATAACCAGTACGAAATGGACTTCATGCGAAAATACCGTTTCCCAGGCTTGGTTAATAATATCGAAGTGGCAATAACAAAACAGGTGAACGTTAAGTTATCCATTGCTGAGGTCTCTCACTCGTTTATGGAAGAGTTTGGTATTCAACTTGGCAGCAGTGGACAATCTGCTGGTGTATTTGTTGATTATCTAACCAATTTTAGTGCAGACGACATTATCTCGGTCATTACCGCTATTGGTGATGATAACGTAGGGCAGATACTGGCAGAGCCAAATTTGTCAGTAATATCCGGTGAAACCGCTAGCTTTTTAGCCGGTGGTGAACTGCCGGTTGTCACTTATGTTGATGGTGCAACGAGCGTAGAGTACAAGGAGTATGGTGTTAGACTTGAACTCATGGCTAAAGTATTAAGAGACGATAAAATTAAGCTCTCTCTTATGCCAGAAGTCAGCGCTTTAGACGAAGTTTTCTACAGCGATGATACTTATAATGTACCAGCGCTTAGAACTCGCCGGGCAAGAACGACAGTAGAGCTTGGCGATGGTCAAAGCTTTGTACTGGCAGGGTTACTTAATTCTGAAGATACCGAATCACTCAGACGTATCCCCTATATTGGGGACATACCTATTCTTGGTGCACTCTTCCGTCACACTGAAACAACTCGGACGAAAACTGAGCTACTCATTATCGCGACCGTCAACCTAGTTCAACCAATTCATGCCTCTCAGGTTCAAATACCTACAATGGAGAAAACCTCCAATTTGCATCGCTTTTTTGGTATAGAAGGGAGTTATAAAAAAGCAGATGAAAAATGGGCTAACGAGATACTCGCGGCTGGAGGGTTCAAACAATGA
- a CDS encoding AAA family ATPase, with the protein MFDLVDILKKDSVSGDDSPKNEITSVLFYQTNKCQVLVKEAYRFEGLVTPAIVQNNDENIKEHVRNESIEIVIVELNESRNISQDAERISHLLPNDASVIVIGSEDAISTIRNLKGMGFYYLFWPITKHELIEFVLSVHENRNRNKGLGKKRKAKQISVIGSKGGVGTTLICTEIAHLLSDDKKSSCVLVDNDYQGGNVDIMLGMEKFEKRQIRPGAFATTLDNTSAQGMLVKYNKLLSVLSLTSTSLSNSEIKEYTKTVVEHIAADSNFIIDDLSSIARQNFNKEEVVELSDSVILVLEPTVSSLRDAARIKQQLEDENQESNMRMFIVLNYCVPTSSATVTLQEVEKFLRTDVDVVIPFVKRLDSYILERKRISKIGGKTEKALRKLVALIVGEDEKRVFHCFFVGNNG; encoded by the coding sequence ATGTTTGATTTAGTTGATATTCTTAAGAAAGACAGCGTAAGCGGAGACGATAGTCCGAAAAATGAAATAACATCGGTGCTCTTTTATCAGACTAATAAATGTCAAGTTTTGGTAAAAGAAGCGTATCGTTTTGAAGGGTTAGTCACTCCTGCAATTGTTCAAAATAACGATGAAAATATTAAAGAGCATGTTAGAAACGAAAGTATCGAAATTGTTATCGTTGAATTAAATGAAAGTAGAAATATTAGTCAGGATGCGGAGAGGATAAGCCATCTTCTTCCAAATGATGCCTCGGTAATTGTTATTGGCAGTGAAGACGCTATTTCCACAATACGAAATTTAAAGGGGATGGGTTTTTACTATCTGTTTTGGCCTATTACCAAGCATGAACTGATAGAGTTTGTTCTGAGTGTGCATGAGAACAGAAATAGAAATAAGGGCTTGGGTAAAAAACGTAAAGCGAAGCAGATAAGCGTGATCGGCTCAAAAGGAGGGGTTGGCACAACGTTAATATGTACAGAAATTGCCCATCTACTGTCTGATGATAAGAAGTCCTCGTGTGTACTGGTTGATAATGATTATCAAGGGGGGAATGTCGACATAATGCTCGGGATGGAAAAATTTGAAAAACGTCAAATTAGGCCGGGTGCGTTTGCGACCACATTAGACAATACCTCCGCTCAAGGCATGCTGGTTAAGTATAATAAGTTACTATCAGTCCTTTCACTTACATCTACATCGCTCTCTAACTCAGAGATAAAAGAATATACAAAAACGGTTGTAGAGCACATTGCAGCAGACAGTAACTTTATTATCGATGACCTTTCTTCTATTGCTAGGCAAAATTTCAATAAAGAGGAAGTTGTTGAGCTTTCGGATAGTGTCATTCTTGTATTAGAGCCAACGGTCTCTTCTTTAAGGGATGCAGCAAGAATCAAACAACAGTTAGAAGATGAAAACCAAGAAAGCAATATGCGTATGTTTATCGTTCTTAATTATTGTGTTCCAACGTCATCGGCAACGGTAACATTACAAGAGGTAGAAAAATTTCTTCGAACCGACGTTGACGTAGTCATACCTTTTGTTAAACGGTTAGATTCATACATATTAGAGCGTAAAAGAATTTCGAAAATAGGTGGTAAGACAGAAAAAGCGTTGCGTAAACTAGTTGCACTCATTGTGGGTGAAGATGAAAAAAGGGTTTTTCATTGTTTTTTCGTAGGAAATAACGGATGA
- a CDS encoding CpaF family protein: MSETKEIYVNIRRQIYDALDPEAINRLTDDQLAQQLSKAVDMLVEKDALQVPLVLRNEFVKSLVDELHGLGPLQPLMEDDSITDIMINGHEHVFIERGGLVEKVAVNFVDEAQVLEIAKRIAGRVGRRVDDSSPLCDARLADGSRVNIVIPPIALDGTSISIRKFKKQAIDFSQLVGFGAMSPEMAQILMIAARCRLNILISGGTGSGKTTMLNALSQFISEKERIVTIEDAAELKLQQPHVVRLETRTAGIENTGAIHQRDLVINALRMRPDRIIVGECRGSEAFEMLQAMNTGHDGSMSTLHANTPRDALARVESMVMMATANLPLEAIRRTIVSAVDLIIQISRLHDGSRKVMSITEVVGLEGSSVVMEEIFQFRPGHGDINAEKVQGNFVTAGLMKRSVLVEKARFFGLDEQLDVLFQSNRRR; this comes from the coding sequence ATGAGTGAAACTAAAGAGATTTATGTAAACATACGAAGACAGATTTATGACGCTCTAGATCCAGAAGCAATAAATCGGTTGACGGACGACCAACTAGCTCAGCAGTTGTCAAAAGCGGTTGACATGCTTGTTGAAAAAGATGCCCTCCAAGTCCCTTTAGTACTACGCAATGAGTTTGTAAAAAGTTTAGTTGATGAGTTGCATGGTCTTGGACCGCTGCAGCCTTTGATGGAAGACGATTCTATCACGGATATTATGATCAATGGACATGAGCATGTGTTTATTGAAAGAGGAGGGCTTGTCGAGAAAGTCGCTGTTAATTTTGTCGATGAAGCTCAAGTTTTGGAAATAGCGAAACGTATAGCGGGTAGGGTTGGACGACGTGTCGATGATTCTTCACCTTTGTGTGATGCAAGGTTAGCTGACGGTAGTCGCGTAAATATTGTAATTCCTCCTATCGCGTTGGATGGCACTTCTATTTCCATTCGTAAGTTTAAAAAGCAAGCGATCGATTTTTCTCAATTGGTTGGTTTTGGAGCAATGAGCCCTGAAATGGCTCAAATCTTGATGATTGCAGCAAGGTGCAGACTTAATATTTTGATTTCTGGTGGTACTGGTTCAGGAAAGACCACCATGCTGAATGCCTTGTCTCAATTTATCTCAGAAAAAGAACGGATTGTTACCATAGAGGATGCCGCAGAATTAAAACTACAGCAACCACACGTTGTTCGGCTAGAAACACGCACTGCTGGTATTGAGAATACCGGTGCTATCCATCAACGCGATCTTGTCATCAACGCACTGCGTATGCGGCCAGATAGAATTATCGTTGGTGAGTGTCGCGGTAGCGAAGCATTTGAAATGTTGCAAGCAATGAATACCGGACATGATGGTTCAATGTCTACACTACACGCCAACACACCACGAGATGCGCTAGCTCGTGTCGAATCAATGGTGATGATGGCAACTGCAAACCTACCTTTAGAAGCAATAAGAAGAACGATAGTCAGCGCAGTTGATCTTATTATTCAAATTAGTCGTCTACATGATGGTAGCCGGAAAGTGATGAGTATTACTGAGGTGGTGGGCTTAGAAGGCTCTAGTGTCGTTATGGAAGAGATTTTTCAGTTTAGACCAGGGCACGGAGACATTAATGCAGAAAAAGTACAAGGGAATTTTGTTACGGCAGGCTTGATGAAACGCTCTGTCTTAGTGGAAAAAGCGCGCTTCTTTGGTCTAGATGAACAGTTAGACGTCCTGTTTCAGAGTAATAGGAGGCGATAG
- a CDS encoding type II secretion system F family protein, whose protein sequence is MGVFIIIVPDAYLAFRANGIKRKLSSQLPYLLDMMGVCVQTGMTIESSMTYLAQEMIGFDVDMAHMLKRTNERAHMVGLEQAIEELYIRVPTPEFRSFVMTLSQSLRYGSSIYETLTRLAMDIREIQILGLEEKIGKLSAKMSIPLIVFIMFPIVILTAAPGVMRMM, encoded by the coding sequence GTGGGGGTTTTCATCATCATAGTGCCTGATGCCTATTTAGCCTTTCGCGCTAATGGCATAAAAAGAAAGCTATCCAGTCAATTACCTTACCTTCTCGATATGATGGGCGTATGTGTTCAAACCGGCATGACTATTGAGTCATCCATGACTTATTTAGCTCAAGAGATGATAGGGTTTGACGTGGATATGGCGCACATGCTTAAGCGTACCAATGAAAGAGCCCATATGGTGGGGTTAGAGCAGGCAATAGAAGAGCTTTATATTCGAGTACCAACTCCTGAATTTCGGAGTTTTGTTATGACATTAAGTCAAAGCCTTAGATATGGGTCATCTATATATGAGACATTGACTCGGCTGGCCATGGATATCAGGGAAATACAGATACTCGGCCTCGAAGAAAAGATTGGCAAGCTATCTGCTAAAATGTCTATCCCACTGATTGTTTTCATCATGTTCCCGATAGTAATACTCACCGCAGCACCTGGCGTAATGAGGATGATGTAA
- a CDS encoding tetratricopeptide repeat protein, whose product MRNLPFKWLIFVVLLSGCAANGNLSKEELAEQATFESREKMIISAGNQERLVEFYKNELAREESSEIKIKLIDAYIQNGNTELASFHLGTIDVTDDNVAKVVFLRAKVYLEEGLVDKAYANCQTALSQRDKYPEAENLMGLILAEKGEFDKAREYFLLARRHYHDDITISNNLAVLDLIHGNYDAVIKRLDPIYVAGNADRKIQSNLIFALTKKGQYKQVETILKKQGYKEQQIQAIFIALREANSHLARLATTESLTTDLDPLTKKRIKVVKGEEYD is encoded by the coding sequence TTGCGTAATTTACCTTTTAAATGGCTTATTTTTGTTGTTTTACTTAGTGGGTGTGCAGCCAACGGTAATCTTTCAAAAGAAGAGTTGGCAGAGCAAGCGACGTTTGAATCTCGAGAGAAGATGATCATCAGTGCCGGCAATCAAGAGCGTTTGGTTGAGTTTTATAAGAATGAATTGGCGCGAGAAGAGAGCAGTGAGATAAAGATAAAACTGATAGATGCTTATATTCAAAATGGGAATACGGAACTTGCTTCGTTTCATCTTGGAACGATAGATGTAACGGATGACAATGTGGCTAAAGTGGTGTTTTTAAGAGCCAAGGTTTACCTAGAAGAGGGCTTAGTTGATAAGGCCTATGCCAACTGCCAAACCGCTTTGTCACAACGTGATAAATACCCAGAAGCAGAAAACTTGATGGGATTGATTCTTGCGGAGAAAGGTGAATTTGACAAAGCTAGGGAATATTTTCTATTAGCTAGACGCCATTACCATGACGATATCACTATCAGCAATAATCTCGCGGTTTTAGACCTTATTCATGGCAATTATGACGCGGTGATTAAGCGTTTGGACCCTATTTATGTTGCCGGGAACGCGGATAGGAAAATTCAATCAAATCTCATCTTTGCCTTAACGAAAAAAGGGCAGTACAAGCAAGTAGAAACTATACTGAAGAAACAAGGATACAAGGAACAACAGATACAGGCCATTTTTATCGCACTTAGAGAAGCGAACAGTCACCTTGCTCGTCTAGCCACTACTGAAAGCCTTACCACGGATTTAGATCCCTTAACAAAAAAACGGATCAAAGTGGTGAAAGGAGAGGAGTATGATTAG
- a CDS encoding TadE/TadG family type IV pilus assembly protein gives MIRKTKNKQTGVVAIEFSIGFGAFLLMMAAWMEISYMGYISAMGDLAISEAARTSKKETTNYIDTFKATLTASDSVWSKFVDTSKIRASVQYAKSLDDLYGIENTCLPASSGSVTTCGTESDSAIAIYYVDYEFDSIFTVFFDTKTIFSREIIVIQEYERDKFQI, from the coding sequence ATGATTAGAAAAACCAAAAATAAGCAGACTGGTGTCGTCGCGATAGAGTTTTCTATCGGCTTTGGCGCTTTTTTGCTCATGATGGCGGCATGGATGGAAATTAGCTATATGGGATATATTTCCGCTATGGGTGATTTAGCTATATCTGAAGCTGCGAGAACGTCGAAAAAAGAAACGACGAACTATATCGACACGTTTAAGGCGACACTTACGGCTAGTGATAGTGTTTGGAGTAAATTTGTTGATACTTCTAAGATACGGGCGAGTGTGCAATACGCTAAAAGTTTGGATGATTTATATGGAATAGAAAATACCTGTTTACCAGCTTCTAGCGGCAGTGTAACAACATGTGGTACTGAATCGGATAGTGCAATAGCAATCTATTATGTCGATTATGAATTCGATAGTATTTTCACGGTTTTTTTCGATACCAAAACCATATTTAGTCGCGAGATAATTGTAATACAAGAGTATGAAAGAGATAAGTTCCAGATTTAG
- the tadF gene encoding tight adherence pilus pseudopilin TadF, translated as MSIVSMAFVMMLMFAGDLVAKISMKGKLDRLSFSAASVAKERTQLYSEDYKMSNQQLNDIYDVMAKSLKRTYTNYSQADFGMLYEEQTYSTSGVTNALVTWNSTGGITCSVSENLSQIESNLAVTTSWGRKSTLYRVTLCYETENWLIGFALGSGFTRVTSSSVILGR; from the coding sequence ATGTCTATTGTTTCTATGGCTTTTGTGATGATGCTAATGTTTGCAGGAGACCTAGTAGCAAAAATATCGATGAAAGGTAAATTAGACCGCTTGTCTTTTTCTGCCGCCAGTGTGGCAAAGGAGCGTACACAGCTGTATAGCGAAGACTATAAGATGTCGAATCAACAACTTAATGATATTTATGATGTGATGGCAAAATCTCTCAAGAGAACTTATACCAATTACAGTCAAGCTGATTTCGGTATGTTGTATGAAGAGCAGACTTATTCTACAAGTGGAGTAACGAACGCTTTGGTTACGTGGAATTCAACGGGTGGAATCACCTGTAGTGTTTCTGAGAATTTATCTCAAATTGAAAGTAATCTCGCCGTTACCACTAGTTGGGGGCGAAAAAGTACCTTATATCGAGTGACGCTGTGTTATGAAACAGAAAACTGGTTAATTGGTTTTGCTTTAGGGAGCGGATTTACTCGGGTAACCTCTAGTTCCGTTATATTAGGTAGGTAA
- a CDS encoding vWA domain-containing protein has translation MMMQNGARLNDALEAASLAVAAANDPNDDNDDGVDDGKFGIGSNFNQTLAKAYISEYMHKDLKNISSVKIAKLNCEDIPECVTGIENGEPRFFEYQVTATTNHDVVFGTEYTNVNNYDVNSNGKSRKYQNHAVDIVFVSDFSGSMDNTWGGGTKKKYLDLVDVIDKVTVELAKFNGLVNMDDNTVGYVGFNSLSRKFHSSIELSSSQYIYFGNNRRWIYRGTTVIEMCEYNQLYGNDWSKAVNNIFVEKACNSTKKRIVLDKDYNSDGDDAYFYDVDLTSDFTSFNNTISAFYPDSGTASYQGLIRGAQIVAKGDNPRRLIILLSDGNDNSSSTTTSLVNAGMCSTIRNTLDTKITSAGDDVTSKIAVIGFDYEVNNNTALQTCAGSANVFKAENTDDILNKILELISEEIGHLK, from the coding sequence TTGATGATGCAAAATGGTGCGCGCCTTAACGACGCTTTGGAAGCTGCAAGCCTTGCGGTAGCAGCGGCTAATGATCCGAATGATGACAACGATGATGGTGTGGATGATGGCAAATTTGGAATTGGTAGTAATTTTAATCAAACATTAGCCAAAGCCTATATTTCAGAATATATGCATAAGGATTTGAAGAATATTTCGTCGGTAAAAATTGCCAAGTTGAATTGTGAAGATATTCCAGAGTGTGTAACGGGAATCGAAAATGGTGAACCTCGATTCTTTGAGTATCAAGTAACCGCAACAACGAATCACGACGTGGTATTTGGTACAGAATATACTAATGTAAATAATTACGATGTTAATTCGAATGGTAAATCTCGTAAGTATCAAAATCATGCGGTGGATATTGTTTTTGTCTCCGACTTTTCTGGGTCTATGGATAACACGTGGGGAGGAGGAACAAAGAAAAAATATTTGGATCTAGTGGACGTGATTGACAAAGTAACGGTAGAGCTAGCTAAGTTTAACGGCTTAGTTAATATGGATGACAATACGGTGGGCTATGTTGGCTTTAACAGTTTGTCCCGGAAATTTCATTCATCTATAGAGCTATCATCGAGTCAATATATTTATTTTGGTAATAATAGACGTTGGATTTACAGAGGTACAACCGTCATTGAAATGTGTGAATATAATCAACTTTATGGGAATGATTGGAGTAAAGCGGTTAATAACATATTTGTTGAAAAAGCATGTAATTCAACAAAGAAACGAATAGTTTTAGATAAAGATTATAATAGTGACGGAGATGATGCCTATTTTTATGATGTTGACTTAACCTCCGATTTCACCAGTTTTAATAATACGATCTCAGCCTTCTATCCTGACTCAGGTACCGCGTCCTACCAAGGTTTGATTCGAGGTGCTCAGATCGTAGCAAAAGGCGATAATCCACGTAGATTAATAATATTGCTATCCGATGGTAATGATAATAGCTCGTCTACAACTACAAGTTTAGTGAACGCAGGTATGTGTTCTACTATCCGAAATACGCTCGATACAAAAATAACCTCCGCCGGCGATGATGTAACGTCTAAAATTGCAGTTATTGGTTTTGATTATGAAGTCAATAATAATACGGCGCTTCAGACATGCGCTGGTAGTGCAAACGTATTTAAAGCTGAAAATACTGACGATATATTAAATAAAATTTTAGAGTTAATTAGTGAAGAAATTGGACATTTAAAATAA
- a CDS encoding OmpA family protein, whose amino-acid sequence MLFTSVLHASEQMNQEIKYFCSKSDVNTEQTISIGQSRQVNLNSGSFYLVESKSDFQVTLDMISNELIGIGIDPDCAEYLMTHSRLQGYEQGNVMARVYFDFDKFNLTDESKYILGVVANVVEKNPSELIVEGHTDNTGSKDYNFALGLKRSEAAQNYLLSRGADGDNFLMVSKGEGEPIASNSTSDGRAKNRRVDIVDESPIN is encoded by the coding sequence ATGCTATTCACGAGTGTTTTACATGCGAGCGAGCAGATGAATCAGGAGATTAAGTATTTTTGTTCTAAATCAGATGTTAATACAGAGCAAACGATTTCAATAGGTCAAAGTCGGCAGGTTAATCTTAATAGTGGCTCATTCTACTTGGTTGAATCAAAAAGTGATTTTCAAGTGACATTAGATATGATTTCTAACGAATTGATTGGTATCGGCATCGACCCAGACTGCGCAGAATACCTGATGACACACAGTCGCCTGCAAGGTTACGAGCAAGGTAATGTAATGGCTCGCGTTTACTTTGATTTTGATAAGTTTAATCTTACGGATGAATCAAAATATATACTAGGTGTTGTAGCCAATGTGGTTGAGAAAAATCCATCAGAACTTATCGTAGAAGGACATACCGATAATACAGGCTCAAAAGATTATAACTTTGCTCTTGGGTTAAAGCGTTCAGAAGCCGCACAAAATTATTTGCTTAGCCGTGGTGCTGATGGGGATAACTTCCTTATGGTTTCAAAAGGGGAAGGTGAACCTATTGCCAGTAATAGTACGTCAGATGGACGAGCTAAAAACCGTCGCGTAGATATTGTTGATGAGTCTCCAATAAACTAA